In one Drosophila pseudoobscura strain MV-25-SWS-2005 chromosome X, UCI_Dpse_MV25, whole genome shotgun sequence genomic region, the following are encoded:
- the Rhp gene encoding rhophilin-2 isoform X3, with amino-acid sequence MNTIKTGTRKALEENETATVHEENDADRQLRGLSFSFVRGSDPRAATCRGKLQSRRCKLNQEINKELRLRAGAENLYKVTTNRKLRDTVALELSFVNSNLQLLKEKLAEMNSSVEIYQNESHDGVIPMIPLGLKETKEINFMEPFSDFILEHYSEESSIYMDAIADITDTRQACKTPSRDLLGVALLFRYYNLLYYVERRFFPPDRKLGVYFEWYDSLTGVPSCQRTIAFEKACILFNLGAIYTQIGARHDRSTDRGLDSAVDSFLRAAGIFRHIYDTFTNAPSMDLKPHVLDVLVSLMLSQARECLFEKLKLQSESSGLTGSSLVIISAGPQSTELAQLFRDLGGEAAQLSLEYNEMHKNIQVNDTHTYLPECWAGLVPLKAELYRALAHHYEARSIDVKVASKIGPVTSLKDSFVGNSREALCVTQCSGESNEDSASFIAIKHTHLREALASYEEAQRLQRMCRFLKNKTSLTQAIKEANYQAQEEYENFRIRASANKVDESYDLVERVVEASSKFTLTLTGPDFTSYKVEDPFKRLGPIAIFSARRHWTAPRCVRLQKGSAICHDFSACPCDTVTTRVAHEKDCRQYKEEIENFGFQVSGDSPVIIAHVEINSLADLGGIKEGDFVVEIEGMDVKWFSHQQVVHLIQSCGSVLELKVITPMDRNYLKPLSSKGSISTLSAASSSGFSSDSSSPTNTTTKPEPLMKTSTKGRFVGSVSSGFWNPFRRTPSIAKIF; translated from the exons GGGTCTGATCCGAGAGCTGCAACATGTCGCGGCAAGCTGCAAAGTCGTCGTTGTAAACTAAACCAAGAGATCAACAAGGAACTTCGCTTACGAGCTGGAGCGGAGAATTTATACAAG GTAACAACAAACCGCAAACTACGCGATACTGTAGCCTTGGAACTGAGCTTCGTCAATTCAAATTTGCAACTTCTAAAGGAGAAATTAGCAGAGATGAATTCATCAGTGGAAATTTATCAGAACGAGAG TCACGATGGCGTAATTCCAATGATACCATTGGGCCTTAAGGAAACcaaggaaattaatttcatgGAACCTTTCTCAGACTTCATTTTGGAGCACTATAGTGAAGAATCCTCAATTTATATGGACGCAATAGCAGATATCACAGACACCAGACAG GCGTGCAAGACTCCCTCACGCGATTTACTTGGCGTAGCATTGCTTTTTCGATACTACAATTTACTATATTACGTGGAACGTCGTTTTTTTCCGCCTGACCGCAAGCTAGGCGTCTACTTTGAGTGGTATGATTCATTAACGGGCGTTCCTTCATGCCAGCGAACCATTGCCTTCGAGAAGGCGTGCATTTTATTTAACCTAGGCGCCATATACACGCAGATCGGTGCTCGGCACGATCGTAGCACGGATCGGGGCTTGGACTCCGCTGTCGATAGCTTCTTGCGTGCAGCGGGAATATTCCGTCATATCTACGATACGTTTACCAATGCGCCATCGATGGATCTGAAACCCCACGTACTAGATGTTTTAGTATCTTTAATGCTGTCTCAGGCCCGTGAATGTCTATTTGaaaagctgaagctgcagagTGAGTCGTCGGGGCTGACCGGTTCCAGTCTTGTAATTATTAGTGCTGGGCCCCAATCTACTGAATTGGCTCAGCTTTTCCGTGATTTGGGCGGTGAAGCTGCACAGCTTTCCCTCGAGTACAATGAGATGCACAAGAACATCCAAGTGAATGACACACATACCTACCTGCCGGAATGCTGGGCTGGACTGGTACCGCTTAAGGCGGAGCTCTACAGAG CGTTGGCTCACCATTACGAGGCCCGTAGCATAGATGTGAAGGTGGCTTCCAAAATAGGTCCGGTCACATCATTAAAGGATTCGTTCGTTGGAAACTCGCGAGAGGCATTGTGTGTCACGCAGTGCAGTGGTGAGTCCAACGAAGATAGTGCCAGTTTCATTGCGATAAAGCACACTCACTTAAGAGAAGCTCTGGCTAGTTATGAAGAAGCTCAGCGTCTGCAGCGTATGTGCCGCTTTCTGAAG AATAAAACATCACTCACGCAAGCCATCAAGGAAGCAAACTATCAAGCCCAGGAGGAGTATGAAAACTTTAGAATTCGAGCGTCGGCCAATAAGGTTGACGAGAGCTACGACCTTGTGGAGCGCGTTGTGGAAG CCTCCTCGAAGTTTACATTGACCTTAACTGGACCCGATTTCACGTCGTACAAAGTGGAAGATCCTTTTAAACGCCTTGGGCCGATTGCAATATTCTCTGCCCGTCGTCACTGGACTGCGCCACGCTGTGTTCGACTACAAAAAGGATCCGCAATATGTCATGACTTTAGTGCCTGCCCCTGTGACACTGTCACTACGCGTGTGGCTCATGAAAAGGACTGCCGCCAATATAAAGAAGAGATAGAGAACTTTGGGTTTCAAGTCAGCGGCGATTCGCCGGTCATTATAGCTCACGTGGAGATCAATTCGCTGGCTGAC CTTGGCGGCATCAAGGAGGGAGATTTCGTTGTCGAAATCGAGGGCATGGATGTCAAGTGGTTTTCACACCAACAGGTTGTACATCTCATACAATCATGTGGTTCCGTCCTTGAGCTAAAAGTCATAACTCCAATGGATCGCAATTATTTGAAG CCCTTGTCCTCGAAAGGTTCTATATCAACGTTGTCAGCGGCTAGCTCATCAGGGTTTTCATCGGACTCTTCAAGTCCCACAAACACTACAACAAAGCCCGAACCTCTCATGAAGACCTCAACAAAGGGACGTTTCGTTGGTAGCGTTTCGTCCGGCTTCTGGAATCCATTCCGACGGACGCCGAGCATAGCCAAAATCTTCTGA
- the Rhp gene encoding rhophilin-2 isoform X5 yields MNSSVEIYQNESHDGVIPMIPLGLKETKEINFMEPFSDFILEHYSEESSIYMDAIADITDTRQACKTPSRDLLGVALLFRYYNLLYYVERRFFPPDRKLGVYFEWYDSLTGVPSCQRTIAFEKACILFNLGAIYTQIGARHDRSTDRGLDSAVDSFLRAAGIFRHIYDTFTNAPSMDLKPHVLDVLVSLMLSQARECLFEKLKLQSESSGLTGSSLVIISAGPQSTELAQLFRDLGGEAAQLSLEYNEMHKNIQVNDTHTYLPECWAGLVPLKAELYRALAHHYEARSIDVKVASKIGPVTSLKDSFVGNSREALCVTQCSGESNEDSASFIAIKHTHLREALASYEEAQRLQRMCRFLKNKTSLTQAIKEANYQAQEEYENFRIRASANKVDESYDLVERVVEASSKFTLTLTGPDFTSYKVEDPFKRLGPIAIFSARRHWTAPRCVRLQKGSAICHDFSACPCDTVTTRVAHEKDCRQYKEEIENFGFQVSGDSPVIIAHVEINSLADLGGIKEGDFVVEIEGMDVKWFSHQQVVHLIQSCGSVLELKVITPMDRNYLKPLSSKGSISTLSAASSSGFSSDSSSPTNTTTKPEPLMKTSTKGRFVGSVSSGFWNPFRRTPSIAKIF; encoded by the exons ATGAATTCATCAGTGGAAATTTATCAGAACGAGAG TCACGATGGCGTAATTCCAATGATACCATTGGGCCTTAAGGAAACcaaggaaattaatttcatgGAACCTTTCTCAGACTTCATTTTGGAGCACTATAGTGAAGAATCCTCAATTTATATGGACGCAATAGCAGATATCACAGACACCAGACAG GCGTGCAAGACTCCCTCACGCGATTTACTTGGCGTAGCATTGCTTTTTCGATACTACAATTTACTATATTACGTGGAACGTCGTTTTTTTCCGCCTGACCGCAAGCTAGGCGTCTACTTTGAGTGGTATGATTCATTAACGGGCGTTCCTTCATGCCAGCGAACCATTGCCTTCGAGAAGGCGTGCATTTTATTTAACCTAGGCGCCATATACACGCAGATCGGTGCTCGGCACGATCGTAGCACGGATCGGGGCTTGGACTCCGCTGTCGATAGCTTCTTGCGTGCAGCGGGAATATTCCGTCATATCTACGATACGTTTACCAATGCGCCATCGATGGATCTGAAACCCCACGTACTAGATGTTTTAGTATCTTTAATGCTGTCTCAGGCCCGTGAATGTCTATTTGaaaagctgaagctgcagagTGAGTCGTCGGGGCTGACCGGTTCCAGTCTTGTAATTATTAGTGCTGGGCCCCAATCTACTGAATTGGCTCAGCTTTTCCGTGATTTGGGCGGTGAAGCTGCACAGCTTTCCCTCGAGTACAATGAGATGCACAAGAACATCCAAGTGAATGACACACATACCTACCTGCCGGAATGCTGGGCTGGACTGGTACCGCTTAAGGCGGAGCTCTACAGAG CGTTGGCTCACCATTACGAGGCCCGTAGCATAGATGTGAAGGTGGCTTCCAAAATAGGTCCGGTCACATCATTAAAGGATTCGTTCGTTGGAAACTCGCGAGAGGCATTGTGTGTCACGCAGTGCAGTGGTGAGTCCAACGAAGATAGTGCCAGTTTCATTGCGATAAAGCACACTCACTTAAGAGAAGCTCTGGCTAGTTATGAAGAAGCTCAGCGTCTGCAGCGTATGTGCCGCTTTCTGAAG AATAAAACATCACTCACGCAAGCCATCAAGGAAGCAAACTATCAAGCCCAGGAGGAGTATGAAAACTTTAGAATTCGAGCGTCGGCCAATAAGGTTGACGAGAGCTACGACCTTGTGGAGCGCGTTGTGGAAG CCTCCTCGAAGTTTACATTGACCTTAACTGGACCCGATTTCACGTCGTACAAAGTGGAAGATCCTTTTAAACGCCTTGGGCCGATTGCAATATTCTCTGCCCGTCGTCACTGGACTGCGCCACGCTGTGTTCGACTACAAAAAGGATCCGCAATATGTCATGACTTTAGTGCCTGCCCCTGTGACACTGTCACTACGCGTGTGGCTCATGAAAAGGACTGCCGCCAATATAAAGAAGAGATAGAGAACTTTGGGTTTCAAGTCAGCGGCGATTCGCCGGTCATTATAGCTCACGTGGAGATCAATTCGCTGGCTGAC CTTGGCGGCATCAAGGAGGGAGATTTCGTTGTCGAAATCGAGGGCATGGATGTCAAGTGGTTTTCACACCAACAGGTTGTACATCTCATACAATCATGTGGTTCCGTCCTTGAGCTAAAAGTCATAACTCCAATGGATCGCAATTATTTGAAG CCCTTGTCCTCGAAAGGTTCTATATCAACGTTGTCAGCGGCTAGCTCATCAGGGTTTTCATCGGACTCTTCAAGTCCCACAAACACTACAACAAAGCCCGAACCTCTCATGAAGACCTCAACAAAGGGACGTTTCGTTGGTAGCGTTTCGTCCGGCTTCTGGAATCCATTCCGACGGACGCCGAGCATAGCCAAAATCTTCTGA
- the Rhp gene encoding rhophilin-2 isoform X4 codes for MQKMNLERHSSANLVGSDPRAATCRGKLQSRRCKLNQEINKELRLRAGAENLYKVTTNRKLRDTVALELSFVNSNLQLLKEKLAEMNSSVEIYQNESHDGVIPMIPLGLKETKEINFMEPFSDFILEHYSEESSIYMDAIADITDTRQACKTPSRDLLGVALLFRYYNLLYYVERRFFPPDRKLGVYFEWYDSLTGVPSCQRTIAFEKACILFNLGAIYTQIGARHDRSTDRGLDSAVDSFLRAAGIFRHIYDTFTNAPSMDLKPHVLDVLVSLMLSQARECLFEKLKLQSESSGLTGSSLVIISAGPQSTELAQLFRDLGGEAAQLSLEYNEMHKNIQVNDTHTYLPECWAGLVPLKAELYRALAHHYEARSIDVKVASKIGPVTSLKDSFVGNSREALCVTQCSGESNEDSASFIAIKHTHLREALASYEEAQRLQRMCRFLKNKTSLTQAIKEANYQAQEEYENFRIRASANKVDESYDLVERVVEASSKFTLTLTGPDFTSYKVEDPFKRLGPIAIFSARRHWTAPRCVRLQKGSAICHDFSACPCDTVTTRVAHEKDCRQYKEEIENFGFQVSGDSPVIIAHVEINSLADLGGIKEGDFVVEIEGMDVKWFSHQQVVHLIQSCGSVLELKVITPMDRNYLKPLSSKGSISTLSAASSSGFSSDSSSPTNTTTKPEPLMKTSTKGRFVGSVSSGFWNPFRRTPSIAKIF; via the exons GGGTCTGATCCGAGAGCTGCAACATGTCGCGGCAAGCTGCAAAGTCGTCGTTGTAAACTAAACCAAGAGATCAACAAGGAACTTCGCTTACGAGCTGGAGCGGAGAATTTATACAAG GTAACAACAAACCGCAAACTACGCGATACTGTAGCCTTGGAACTGAGCTTCGTCAATTCAAATTTGCAACTTCTAAAGGAGAAATTAGCAGAGATGAATTCATCAGTGGAAATTTATCAGAACGAGAG TCACGATGGCGTAATTCCAATGATACCATTGGGCCTTAAGGAAACcaaggaaattaatttcatgGAACCTTTCTCAGACTTCATTTTGGAGCACTATAGTGAAGAATCCTCAATTTATATGGACGCAATAGCAGATATCACAGACACCAGACAG GCGTGCAAGACTCCCTCACGCGATTTACTTGGCGTAGCATTGCTTTTTCGATACTACAATTTACTATATTACGTGGAACGTCGTTTTTTTCCGCCTGACCGCAAGCTAGGCGTCTACTTTGAGTGGTATGATTCATTAACGGGCGTTCCTTCATGCCAGCGAACCATTGCCTTCGAGAAGGCGTGCATTTTATTTAACCTAGGCGCCATATACACGCAGATCGGTGCTCGGCACGATCGTAGCACGGATCGGGGCTTGGACTCCGCTGTCGATAGCTTCTTGCGTGCAGCGGGAATATTCCGTCATATCTACGATACGTTTACCAATGCGCCATCGATGGATCTGAAACCCCACGTACTAGATGTTTTAGTATCTTTAATGCTGTCTCAGGCCCGTGAATGTCTATTTGaaaagctgaagctgcagagTGAGTCGTCGGGGCTGACCGGTTCCAGTCTTGTAATTATTAGTGCTGGGCCCCAATCTACTGAATTGGCTCAGCTTTTCCGTGATTTGGGCGGTGAAGCTGCACAGCTTTCCCTCGAGTACAATGAGATGCACAAGAACATCCAAGTGAATGACACACATACCTACCTGCCGGAATGCTGGGCTGGACTGGTACCGCTTAAGGCGGAGCTCTACAGAG CGTTGGCTCACCATTACGAGGCCCGTAGCATAGATGTGAAGGTGGCTTCCAAAATAGGTCCGGTCACATCATTAAAGGATTCGTTCGTTGGAAACTCGCGAGAGGCATTGTGTGTCACGCAGTGCAGTGGTGAGTCCAACGAAGATAGTGCCAGTTTCATTGCGATAAAGCACACTCACTTAAGAGAAGCTCTGGCTAGTTATGAAGAAGCTCAGCGTCTGCAGCGTATGTGCCGCTTTCTGAAG AATAAAACATCACTCACGCAAGCCATCAAGGAAGCAAACTATCAAGCCCAGGAGGAGTATGAAAACTTTAGAATTCGAGCGTCGGCCAATAAGGTTGACGAGAGCTACGACCTTGTGGAGCGCGTTGTGGAAG CCTCCTCGAAGTTTACATTGACCTTAACTGGACCCGATTTCACGTCGTACAAAGTGGAAGATCCTTTTAAACGCCTTGGGCCGATTGCAATATTCTCTGCCCGTCGTCACTGGACTGCGCCACGCTGTGTTCGACTACAAAAAGGATCCGCAATATGTCATGACTTTAGTGCCTGCCCCTGTGACACTGTCACTACGCGTGTGGCTCATGAAAAGGACTGCCGCCAATATAAAGAAGAGATAGAGAACTTTGGGTTTCAAGTCAGCGGCGATTCGCCGGTCATTATAGCTCACGTGGAGATCAATTCGCTGGCTGAC CTTGGCGGCATCAAGGAGGGAGATTTCGTTGTCGAAATCGAGGGCATGGATGTCAAGTGGTTTTCACACCAACAGGTTGTACATCTCATACAATCATGTGGTTCCGTCCTTGAGCTAAAAGTCATAACTCCAATGGATCGCAATTATTTGAAG CCCTTGTCCTCGAAAGGTTCTATATCAACGTTGTCAGCGGCTAGCTCATCAGGGTTTTCATCGGACTCTTCAAGTCCCACAAACACTACAACAAAGCCCGAACCTCTCATGAAGACCTCAACAAAGGGACGTTTCGTTGGTAGCGTTTCGTCCGGCTTCTGGAATCCATTCCGACGGACGCCGAGCATAGCCAAAATCTTCTGA
- the Rhp gene encoding rhophilin-2 isoform X6, whose product MIPLGLKETKEINFMEPFSDFILEHYSEESSIYMDAIADITDTRQACKTPSRDLLGVALLFRYYNLLYYVERRFFPPDRKLGVYFEWYDSLTGVPSCQRTIAFEKACILFNLGAIYTQIGARHDRSTDRGLDSAVDSFLRAAGIFRHIYDTFTNAPSMDLKPHVLDVLVSLMLSQARECLFEKLKLQSESSGLTGSSLVIISAGPQSTELAQLFRDLGGEAAQLSLEYNEMHKNIQVNDTHTYLPECWAGLVPLKAELYRALAHHYEARSIDVKVASKIGPVTSLKDSFVGNSREALCVTQCSGESNEDSASFIAIKHTHLREALASYEEAQRLQRMCRFLKNKTSLTQAIKEANYQAQEEYENFRIRASANKVDESYDLVERVVEASSKFTLTLTGPDFTSYKVEDPFKRLGPIAIFSARRHWTAPRCVRLQKGSAICHDFSACPCDTVTTRVAHEKDCRQYKEEIENFGFQVSGDSPVIIAHVEINSLADLGGIKEGDFVVEIEGMDVKWFSHQQVVHLIQSCGSVLELKVITPMDRNYLKPLSSKGSISTLSAASSSGFSSDSSSPTNTTTKPEPLMKTSTKGRFVGSVSSGFWNPFRRTPSIAKIF is encoded by the exons ATGATACCATTGGGCCTTAAGGAAACcaaggaaattaatttcatgGAACCTTTCTCAGACTTCATTTTGGAGCACTATAGTGAAGAATCCTCAATTTATATGGACGCAATAGCAGATATCACAGACACCAGACAG GCGTGCAAGACTCCCTCACGCGATTTACTTGGCGTAGCATTGCTTTTTCGATACTACAATTTACTATATTACGTGGAACGTCGTTTTTTTCCGCCTGACCGCAAGCTAGGCGTCTACTTTGAGTGGTATGATTCATTAACGGGCGTTCCTTCATGCCAGCGAACCATTGCCTTCGAGAAGGCGTGCATTTTATTTAACCTAGGCGCCATATACACGCAGATCGGTGCTCGGCACGATCGTAGCACGGATCGGGGCTTGGACTCCGCTGTCGATAGCTTCTTGCGTGCAGCGGGAATATTCCGTCATATCTACGATACGTTTACCAATGCGCCATCGATGGATCTGAAACCCCACGTACTAGATGTTTTAGTATCTTTAATGCTGTCTCAGGCCCGTGAATGTCTATTTGaaaagctgaagctgcagagTGAGTCGTCGGGGCTGACCGGTTCCAGTCTTGTAATTATTAGTGCTGGGCCCCAATCTACTGAATTGGCTCAGCTTTTCCGTGATTTGGGCGGTGAAGCTGCACAGCTTTCCCTCGAGTACAATGAGATGCACAAGAACATCCAAGTGAATGACACACATACCTACCTGCCGGAATGCTGGGCTGGACTGGTACCGCTTAAGGCGGAGCTCTACAGAG CGTTGGCTCACCATTACGAGGCCCGTAGCATAGATGTGAAGGTGGCTTCCAAAATAGGTCCGGTCACATCATTAAAGGATTCGTTCGTTGGAAACTCGCGAGAGGCATTGTGTGTCACGCAGTGCAGTGGTGAGTCCAACGAAGATAGTGCCAGTTTCATTGCGATAAAGCACACTCACTTAAGAGAAGCTCTGGCTAGTTATGAAGAAGCTCAGCGTCTGCAGCGTATGTGCCGCTTTCTGAAG AATAAAACATCACTCACGCAAGCCATCAAGGAAGCAAACTATCAAGCCCAGGAGGAGTATGAAAACTTTAGAATTCGAGCGTCGGCCAATAAGGTTGACGAGAGCTACGACCTTGTGGAGCGCGTTGTGGAAG CCTCCTCGAAGTTTACATTGACCTTAACTGGACCCGATTTCACGTCGTACAAAGTGGAAGATCCTTTTAAACGCCTTGGGCCGATTGCAATATTCTCTGCCCGTCGTCACTGGACTGCGCCACGCTGTGTTCGACTACAAAAAGGATCCGCAATATGTCATGACTTTAGTGCCTGCCCCTGTGACACTGTCACTACGCGTGTGGCTCATGAAAAGGACTGCCGCCAATATAAAGAAGAGATAGAGAACTTTGGGTTTCAAGTCAGCGGCGATTCGCCGGTCATTATAGCTCACGTGGAGATCAATTCGCTGGCTGAC CTTGGCGGCATCAAGGAGGGAGATTTCGTTGTCGAAATCGAGGGCATGGATGTCAAGTGGTTTTCACACCAACAGGTTGTACATCTCATACAATCATGTGGTTCCGTCCTTGAGCTAAAAGTCATAACTCCAATGGATCGCAATTATTTGAAG CCCTTGTCCTCGAAAGGTTCTATATCAACGTTGTCAGCGGCTAGCTCATCAGGGTTTTCATCGGACTCTTCAAGTCCCACAAACACTACAACAAAGCCCGAACCTCTCATGAAGACCTCAACAAAGGGACGTTTCGTTGGTAGCGTTTCGTCCGGCTTCTGGAATCCATTCCGACGGACGCCGAGCATAGCCAAAATCTTCTGA